Within the Setaria viridis chromosome 3, Setaria_viridis_v4.0, whole genome shotgun sequence genome, the region AAGCAGCGCGTACACACACAGGTAAACCAATCCTAGCTACAGAAATTTCAACGAGATTTATGAGATTCACATGTTGATCACCGTTCAGGAACCATAAGCAACTACCATATTATAATTTATTTGGCAAACAATGAGATAAATTGGAACCGGAGCAGGACAGCAAACCTAAGTTATAACATAGGGCACGAGTAAATTAGGTCTCCATAGGCACAGGTCGATGTAAGTTTATTACAACGATACAAACTTTGCTCCTAGGGTTTCTAAATCTAAAACGAAACATGATGTGTGAGTGAGTGATAGAGAGAGAGACCTTGTGGAAAGGGCCGATGCGCTGCTCTCCGGCGTAGGACTTGAAGTTGCGGAGGACCATCTCCTTGATGAACAgccgcggcctcgccgcccTGCCCGGCGTCCGCGCCGGCGACTGCGGCGGGGAGGTCTCCATGGCCATCTCGCTTTTCGAAAATGCAGCAGCAAGCGAGGGACAGCGAGGTTCCCGAgcgcggcccgccgccgccgccgcccagcggcGCGGTCGAGGTCACCCTCCCAGCTGACCGACGGCCGCCCGACGCTCCCCCGCGCTCCCTCGGCGAGCGCAGAGGCGGAATCgaggcggcgaggaagagggcACGGGCGGGCCGCTGGTGGAGGATTTTTACGAGGAAAGTTGAAATGGCTGCGAGGGAGCGTGGATTTGGAGATTTGGGGGTTGTTTGGGAGGGAAATTGAAACGGTGCGAGGGTTCCGTCCTCGCGCTGCGGAATTCGAAAAGGTGTCAgacccaaaaaaaaatgtgggGGTATCATAAGTTGGGCTGGGCTAAAGTTGGGCTAGCTTCTGGGCATGCACGCGTTTGGCCCATACATATTCCGGGCTACATCGCTACTGCATGTTATGGGCTCATGGCCCAAAACTCCTTACAGCGACTGTGCAGTATACAAGTATTTCGAGCTAGCTGCCATTTGTACCTGCTAAACAAGCCGCACGCGCGTAAGCCACATGCCACCAAAACAAATGACCGGAAGAGCCGGCAGAGAAGTGCATCCAGCTCATAAGGAGGAGTGTGTTACCAATAACACCCAGTTTATGCTCTTGATTAAGCTCCTTCCTTGGTCCTATCCAAAGGCCAGCCGCCAGCCCACCACCCTACATTTGTCGTGAAACAATCAATCATTAGGTCGATCATACAATCATCATTTACTAATGGCGCTGTGTTGAAGATCGGCTTGTTCGGAGTTCGGACCAGAATAGACACTCCATCGATTGTGGTCAAAGTAAGATTAGCATTCGTCCTAGTCCTCTAGAACACGCCTTGAACCTTTCCTGTCAACAAGTTGCAATGGTAGAACGATGTCGAAAGGGACTTTGGAATACCGATTAGTTCGTACTAGTATACTAGAAAGTATGGATAAAACCAATCACTATGGCGCAAAGGGATCGTGTGGACCCAAAATGTGTGCCTTTTCAGGATTCAGAACAGAGATCTCTGCTGCATCGGTTGGACAAGTAACATTTGGCAAATTGGGCCGCGCATTTCAACCGCACCTCCCCTTGAATCTCTAGGTGAACCATAGGGAAAAATGGCACAAATGTTAGAAACAGCACAAATTCATCAGAAAAACTCTGCAGGGATCCAGGCAGAGGGTCATGTTCTACGTgcatgaaataaataaaaacgaATTCGATCAAGTTAGAAAGATATGAAAAGGATGAATTCAGGGGCAATTACTGCACCTTGACCTTGAGACAAAAATCTTTCTTGTGCTGTTTTCCCTCTTTTTCCCCTTTGGAGTTTgaacttgaaattttatatgaatGTAGAACATAGACTTGGGCCTGTATAAAGTTTAAGCTTCTAAAACTCTAAGCATGTTTTCGACGAACGTTTCTTTTTCTAACATTTTGTGCCCAGTTCCATCGGTGATGCACTCAGGAATTTCTGTTTCTTCCATGGTTTCCAGCTTCCGGGGGTGCGTTCAGATGCATGCCGGCCACTTCCTAGCTAGCTAACTAGACGACAATCAAGCAAATAATAAACCGTTCAGATGCTGGATATTTTTGCCTAAAAAAAGCAAGACACGGTCACACGAAGAAGAGCTCCGGCCCTCTCGTAAAACAGAGGAAAAACACGAGCATCTATGGTTATCAGTTCTCACTATATAAGCCTCGCCAAGCTTGTGAGAACAACCCTTCGTGTTCCTTCGGTTAAGCCCAGTAGCCCACCGAGTGCCACACCAATGGCATCTGCCAAAGAAAATGTTCCCCTAGCGCCCCGGACACTGCCTCGGCAAACCAGCAGcgcgcggcctccgccgccgcggcgtcctaAGGTGGTGAATGGCGCCACCGAgccagcggcgggcggcggcgtcctcaAGTGCGCGTGCTTCCACCTGCCCGGCCGCTCCAAGAACAAGTCGCTGCGGCCTCCGCCTGCCATGAAGCTCAGCAGCGCCAGCCGCAGGAGCGCGGTGGCGCCCAATGACGTGCCTGCTGCTGCGTCGCAGTCCCAGCGCGTCACCTTCCGGGCGTCCGCGTCCCTCTCCACGTGGTGGCCGGCGTCGCCGTCCGCCGCGGCCTctgccggcggcgccacccccGTTCCTGGCGCCGCCAGCGGTGGCGTCGCGCCGAGGagggcgtcggcgtcgtcggcaCCGCCGCggaacgccgccggcgccggcgccccgagggcgtcgtcgtcgtccttctcGCACTGGCGGCGGTCGCTGTCGTCCCGGGTCGGCGGGCGGgcgtccttctccttccccacGTCGCCGGCGTCCGCGTCGTCCAGCTGCATGAGCACGCCCAAGATACCACAGGGGCAGGGCAGCCAGCAGGGGTAGCGGCCGCTGGTGGCTCTCGACCGATCGGCGCCTCGTGAAGCTCCGGCGCTCATGTGCGCGCGGTTGTATTTCTCTCGTTTGTTTGCTTAGTTTCAAAAATGTCGATGTGCATCGTGCGTGGCAGAGTGTGTTCTTCTTGATAGATATCGTCATCATCAACCACTTATCATCTTTGAGATCGACCAGGCTTGCTTTTGCTATCTCTTAATTAACGATACATGAAAAGAATAGGAATTTGATCTGAGGTCTGATTCTCGACTGAATTCAGTAGGAGCTCTGCTAAACAGCTTTTAATAGAGAGAAGTGATTATCTGCTGATTGTGtaaagtgattctctgaaatgaactaagaggctgggaggtgaaaaaaaaagcagcttcttctgattctgtgaagtgattctccatcctgattttaagagtttatgctacgAGAATCACTTACAGAATCACTTCTATCAGAATCAGTTTTcgtagagaatcagaatcagatggagctctatcCCTTGGTGTCGGATCCATCCGTGAGTTTGCTTTCTCTTTTCATGGAACGCAACCAGTCCGAATTCTTCGTGAGTTTTTTGTTTAAGATATCACGGGAGCACCTATTcttcttatatttttttttcgtttGACCTTGGTTGAAGTAGATGCGCGCACGCAGAATGGACTCTCTCTGCCCAATCTATCGACGTGATCCAACATGGCCGCATGCTCTCCCGTTTCCAGTATCAAACTACCAAGATAAGGAGGACACAGGTGTTATGACCTCAGTTCAGTCGTTGGGTTTAAAAAGCTGTACCCTTCCACGATATAATTAATCAACGGAGAATTGCGATCGTCTCCGGATTAAAGCAGTCGTGACAATCGTGTCTGATGAAGATGGCGTCTGATGATTCCAAATTAAAAGTCACTTCTCCACTACCCAGCCCTCAGCATTGATGAAACAGGGGCGTTTTGGGCGTCGCTGATCGAAGGAATCCGTCTTTTCACTGACGTGAAGACCTGCCGGCCGGCCAAGGACTTCGGCGGTTCtattccaaacaccccctatggTGCCTGCGGCTGATCATTTAGAGCTAGGTTTTGGTAGCTCCGAGAAATTCAGAATCTATTCCCTGCGGccaagggcctgtttggcaactcGGCAAATTTTTACAAACGTGATGTTAAACACTTGTAATTCGTTGTGCACTAGAAATCCCCTGTATCTATTCCCGCTTGTAATTTGCTGCTTGTATAGGAACAAACCCTGCAGCTGAGCCTCAGATGAGCTTCTGAATTAAAATTGACAGCATACAGAGCACAAGCAAAATAATGATCAGCAAATAGATCTGGACATAGACAAAATTCAACAACATTGCAAGGATCGTGTGATTCTCCGCTGCTGCTTCCAGAGATTGGCATATCGGTGTctgctgctacttgttgaatCTGATTGTGTAGGGGGACATAGAGGAAGGCCGCTGGAGAAGGACG harbors:
- the LOC117849067 gene encoding uncharacterized protein; the encoded protein is MASAKENVPLAPRTLPRQTSSARPPPPRRPKVVNGATEPAAGGGVLKCACFHLPGRSKNKSLRPPPAMKLSSASRRSAVAPNDVPAAASQSQRVTFRASASLSTWWPASPSAAASAGGATPVPGAASGGVAPRRASASSAPPRNAAGAGAPRASSSSFSHWRRSLSSRVGGRASFSFPTSPASASSSCMSTPKIPQGQGSQQG